The Deinococcus koreensis genome window below encodes:
- a CDS encoding S1C family serine protease — MRGKGVAVILVLVGLGLGATLLRDQVPLGVAQQGAPASANPVAAEAGARLQNEQNTIDVVARYEPGLVFISTENEVMSQDPFAMMFGGGETQVQQGVGSGFFVNSAGDILTNYHVVAGESGAGAAQKISVRLMGREQSVPARVIGLAPQYDLALIRPQGLEPSLIRPIPLGDSDGLKVGQKAIAMGAPFGLDFSVTEGIVSSTARQIPIGFSGGGGEGITQKAIQTDAAINPGNSGGPLLDSGGRVIGINTQIISPGVQAGGVGQSAGVGFAIPINAAKNLLPRLQAAAGGVVSAPRIGIVPGLVAQSGAQGVPVGLSMLSSQGKQELKLPERGLVLRSVQPGSPAARAGLQGGTRIQEFRGGAVSLGGDVIVAADGKPVDAIEDLQAALIDRRQGDTVTLKLWRAGRERDVKVTLDASSFQ; from the coding sequence ATGAGAGGCAAGGGCGTCGCCGTGATTCTGGTTCTGGTCGGCCTCGGGCTGGGGGCGACCCTGCTGCGCGATCAGGTGCCGCTGGGGGTCGCCCAGCAGGGCGCCCCGGCCAGCGCGAACCCCGTGGCCGCCGAGGCCGGCGCGCGGCTGCAGAACGAGCAGAACACCATCGACGTGGTGGCGCGCTACGAGCCGGGCCTGGTCTTTATTAGCACCGAGAACGAGGTGATGAGCCAAGACCCCTTCGCCATGATGTTCGGCGGCGGCGAGACGCAGGTGCAGCAGGGCGTCGGCAGCGGCTTTTTCGTGAACAGTGCCGGCGACATCCTGACCAATTACCACGTGGTCGCGGGCGAATCGGGCGCCGGGGCGGCGCAGAAGATCAGCGTGCGCCTGATGGGCCGCGAGCAGAGCGTGCCCGCCCGCGTGATCGGTCTGGCCCCGCAGTACGACCTCGCGCTGATCCGCCCGCAGGGGCTGGAGCCCAGCCTGATCCGCCCGATTCCGCTGGGCGACAGCGACGGCCTGAAGGTGGGCCAGAAGGCCATCGCCATGGGCGCCCCCTTCGGCCTGGATTTCAGCGTCACCGAGGGCATTGTGAGCAGCACCGCTCGCCAGATTCCCATCGGCTTCTCGGGCGGGGGCGGCGAGGGCATCACGCAGAAGGCCATCCAGACCGACGCCGCCATCAATCCCGGCAACTCCGGCGGGCCGCTGCTGGACTCCGGGGGCCGGGTCATCGGCATCAACACGCAGATCATCAGCCCCGGCGTGCAGGCGGGCGGCGTGGGGCAGAGTGCGGGCGTGGGCTTCGCCATTCCCATCAACGCCGCGAAGAACCTGCTGCCCCGGCTGCAGGCGGCGGCGGGCGGCGTGGTCAGCGCGCCGCGCATCGGGATCGTGCCCGGACTGGTGGCGCAGAGTGGCGCCCAGGGCGTTCCGGTAGGGCTGAGCATGCTCAGCAGCCAGGGCAAGCAGGAGCTGAAGTTGCCCGAGCGCGGGCTGGTGCTGCGCTCGGTGCAGCCCGGCTCGCCGGCCGCGCGGGCGGGCCTGCAGGGCGGCACCCGGATCCAGGAGTTCCGGGGCGGCGCGGTCAGTCTGGGCGGCGACGTGATCGTGGCCGCCGACGGCAAGCCGGTGGACGCCATCGAAGACCTGCAGGCCGCCCTGATCGACCGCAGGCAGGGCGACACCGTGACCCTGAAGCTCTGGCGGGCGGGCCGGGAGCGCGACGTGAAGGTGACCCTGGACGCCAGTTCGTTCCAGTAG
- a CDS encoding CCA tRNA nucleotidyltransferase, translating into MSDALAPRVWSRLRPEDQAWLASLATLAGPQARVALVGGAVRDALLGPTPLDLDVVVEGADVQALAGGTGLPVVFHPAFRNATVTLPGGRSADIVQARREHYPVAGRNPVPQPGTLEDDLQRRDFGVNAIALLISPGGPGELLDVTGGLDDLEVRTLRPLHAASLREDASRLVRGARLAARLGLSAHPELLEQVPAAVRMADRTPRLWAELKLTLAEPRPGAVARTLREWGAGYLLPEAARLEALDAVQDGGQTVSPTAYAAALLSAADDPAGLAERLELGERPAALLERALSDTFYPEGTPERLLRALLRPDAYVGLTGRDVLALGVPPGRAVGEALAHLAQLRRAGSLHTPEDERRELESYLAGKSPCGRPVE; encoded by the coding sequence ATGAGTGACGCCCTGGCCCCCCGCGTCTGGTCGCGGCTCAGGCCGGAGGATCAGGCGTGGCTGGCGTCGCTGGCGACCCTCGCCGGCCCGCAGGCCCGCGTGGCGCTGGTCGGCGGCGCCGTGCGCGACGCCCTGCTGGGCCCCACCCCGCTCGATCTGGACGTGGTCGTGGAGGGCGCCGACGTGCAGGCGCTGGCCGGGGGAACCGGCCTCCCCGTCGTGTTCCATCCGGCCTTCCGCAACGCCACCGTGACCCTGCCCGGCGGCCGATCCGCCGACATCGTGCAGGCGCGGCGAGAGCACTACCCGGTGGCGGGCCGGAATCCGGTGCCGCAGCCCGGCACCCTGGAGGACGACCTGCAGCGGCGCGATTTCGGCGTGAACGCCATAGCGCTGCTCATCTCCCCCGGCGGGCCGGGTGAACTGCTGGACGTGACCGGCGGCCTGGACGACCTGGAGGTCCGGACGCTGCGCCCCCTGCACGCCGCCTCCCTGCGCGAGGACGCCAGCCGGCTGGTGCGCGGAGCCCGGCTCGCCGCCCGCCTGGGCCTGAGTGCCCACCCGGAGCTGCTGGAACAGGTGCCCGCCGCCGTGCGGATGGCCGACCGGACGCCCCGCCTGTGGGCCGAGCTGAAGCTGACGCTCGCAGAACCGCGCCCCGGAGCGGTGGCCCGGACGCTGCGCGAGTGGGGTGCGGGGTACCTGCTCCCCGAGGCGGCGCGGCTGGAGGCCCTGGACGCCGTTCAGGACGGCGGCCAGACGGTCTCCCCCACCGCCTACGCCGCCGCCCTGCTCTCGGCGGCCGACGATCCCGCCGGGCTGGCGGAGAGGCTGGAACTGGGCGAGCGGCCCGCCGCCTTGCTGGAGCGCGCCCTTTCGGACACCTTCTATCCGGAGGGCACGCCGGAACGCCTCCTGCGGGCCCTGCTGCGCCCGGACGCCTACGTGGGACTGACCGGCCGGGACGTGCTCGCGCTGGGCGTGCCGCCGGGCCGGGCGGTGGGCGAGGCCCTGGCGCACCTGGCCCAGCTCCGGCGGGCGGGAAGCCTGCACACGCCCGAGGATGAGCGGCGTGAGCTGGAATCGTATCTGGCAGGCAAAAGCCCATGCGGGCGGCCCGTAGAATGA
- a CDS encoding site-2 protease family protein, protein MGLINLLTSNPLAFVIIAAALVLSLAFHEFAHAYTADRLGDPTPRRYGRVTLNPIKHLDPFGTLLLLLAGFGFAKPVPINPNNLGRWGTLWVSAAGPISNLLIAVLTAVLMKIFAGNFLAIQILGIVLSINVVLAVFNLIPIPLLDGSRILGALVPSLGRSLAQFEAQPFSFLIVMAFIFLARDPIGVIINNVQGWVERLIGV, encoded by the coding sequence ATGGGCCTCATCAACCTCCTGACCTCGAACCCCCTGGCGTTCGTCATCATTGCCGCCGCGCTGGTGCTGTCGCTGGCATTCCACGAGTTCGCCCACGCCTACACGGCCGACCGTCTGGGTGATCCCACGCCGCGCCGCTACGGCCGCGTGACCCTGAATCCCATCAAGCACCTCGACCCCTTCGGCACGCTGCTGCTGCTGCTGGCGGGCTTCGGCTTCGCCAAGCCGGTGCCGATCAACCCGAACAACCTGGGCCGCTGGGGCACGCTCTGGGTCTCGGCCGCCGGGCCGATCAGCAACCTGCTCATCGCCGTGCTCACGGCCGTATTGATGAAGATCTTCGCCGGCAACTTCCTGGCCATCCAGATTCTCGGCATCGTGCTGAGCATCAACGTGGTGCTGGCGGTGTTCAACCTGATCCCCATCCCGCTGCTGGACGGCAGCCGCATCCTGGGCGCGCTGGTGCCCTCGCTGGGCCGCAGCCTCGCGCAGTTCGAGGCCCAGCCCTTCTCGTTCCTGATCGTGATGGCCTTCATCTTTCTGGCCCGCGACCCGATCGGGGTCATCATCAACAACGTGCAGGGCTGGGTCGAACGCCTGATCGGGGTGTAG
- the trhA gene encoding PAQR family membrane homeostasis protein TrhA, which translates to MKRLLTAPREPVNALTHWGGALAALVVLGPLLWWAEWKGLALWPFIIFSVSMVALYAASASYHSFRVSERGLLWLRKLDHAGIFLLIAGSYTPVAYYGLEGVWQGVVLWVIWGIALTGIALKLITMRLPRWVSTLLYVGMGWLALAFLPQLARNLPAAAIFWLAAGGVLYSVGAVIYGTKRWNPRDGFGFHEIWHLFVLGGTGAHIAMMFNLR; encoded by the coding sequence GTGAAGCGTCTGCTGACTGCCCCCCGCGAACCGGTGAATGCCCTGACCCACTGGGGCGGCGCCCTGGCCGCGCTGGTGGTGCTGGGACCGCTGCTGTGGTGGGCGGAATGGAAGGGGCTGGCGCTGTGGCCTTTCATCATCTTCAGCGTGAGCATGGTCGCCCTGTACGCGGCCAGCGCCAGCTACCACTCCTTCCGGGTCAGTGAACGGGGCCTGCTGTGGCTGCGCAAACTCGACCACGCGGGGATCTTCCTGCTGATCGCCGGCAGCTACACCCCGGTCGCGTATTACGGCCTGGAGGGGGTGTGGCAGGGCGTGGTGCTGTGGGTGATCTGGGGCATCGCGCTGACCGGCATTGCGCTGAAGCTGATCACCATGCGGCTGCCGCGCTGGGTCAGCACCCTACTGTACGTGGGCATGGGCTGGCTGGCCCTGGCCTTCCTGCCGCAGCTCGCGCGCAACCTGCCCGCCGCCGCGATCTTCTGGCTGGCGGCGGGCGGGGTGCTGTACTCGGTGGGCGCCGTCATCTACGGCACCAAACGCTGGAATCCCAGAGACGGCTTCGGTTTCCACGAGATCTGGCACCTGTTCGTGCTGGGCGGCACCGGCGCCCACATCGCCATGATGTTCAACCTGCGCTGA
- a CDS encoding NAD(P)-binding protein — translation MPPGPPLPEVTMDSERDSSPSPDAPAPEPGPTADDRALGMHRPIERRDFLNGLAYTAAAVAAQGLMPWGRAHAGGAGGPAAGPYPPATQGAVVGQTGAASAVMHALRDGTLTPGAGVSTGETFDLVVVGAGISGLSAAHEFGRLNPGARVLILDPLEDIGGHASRNEFRVGGKILIGYGGSQSLQTPSYFSPAVNALLGSVGIEPRKFEGYYDGEWFDQRGLGSGVYFDPAVWGRAATVLETKEVADWVSRTPLNTRARRELTELIDAPRDYLPGRSAAQKRALLADTTYRDFLLKIAQVDPQIATFYQDSTREYFGSGIDQVGALDAWANGNPGLDGLELGDAPDRAMSPSGRLIKTDPDEYIYHFPDGNASVARALVRSLVPRSLPAGDMPALVLGRLDYGQLDASGHPIRIRLGSSAVRVRHLGDPATARSVEVTYARGGGLHTVVAGHVVLACWHRVIPYLTRELPPAQVSALQDQVKVPLVYANVVIRTWRAFQKLGLSDFRAPGHFWIGADIDFPVSMGAYQFARTPDDPVILHLRRIPGGPLGQDVRIQFNAGRAELMRLSFTDYERQTRALLGGALGAGGFDPARDIAAITVNRWAHGYAYEYMRPADRFWPGGPLPITLARQGWGRVAIANSDSGAYAYAHSAIDQGVRAARELLGVTAGPAYADFPGPPQDKLKFFGS, via the coding sequence ATGCCCCCAGGCCCTCCCTTGCCCGAGGTGACTATGGACAGCGAGCGCGACAGCAGCCCTTCTCCGGACGCCCCCGCCCCCGAGCCCGGCCCCACGGCTGACGACCGCGCGCTGGGCATGCACCGCCCGATCGAGCGCCGCGATTTCCTGAACGGCCTGGCCTACACGGCCGCCGCCGTGGCGGCCCAGGGCCTGATGCCCTGGGGCCGCGCCCACGCGGGCGGCGCGGGCGGCCCCGCCGCCGGCCCCTACCCACCCGCCACCCAGGGCGCCGTGGTGGGCCAGACCGGCGCCGCGAGCGCCGTGATGCACGCCCTGCGCGACGGCACCCTGACGCCGGGCGCGGGCGTGAGCACCGGCGAGACCTTCGATCTGGTGGTGGTCGGGGCGGGTATCTCGGGCCTGAGCGCCGCGCACGAGTTCGGCCGCCTGAACCCCGGCGCCCGCGTGCTGATCCTCGACCCGCTGGAGGACATCGGCGGCCACGCCAGTCGCAACGAGTTCCGGGTGGGCGGCAAGATCCTGATCGGCTACGGAGGGTCGCAGTCGCTGCAGACGCCCAGCTATTTCAGTCCGGCCGTGAACGCCCTGCTGGGCAGCGTGGGCATCGAGCCCCGCAAGTTCGAGGGCTACTACGACGGCGAGTGGTTCGATCAACGGGGCCTGGGCTCCGGCGTGTACTTCGACCCGGCCGTGTGGGGCCGCGCCGCGACCGTGCTGGAGACAAAGGAGGTCGCCGACTGGGTGAGCCGGACGCCGCTGAATACCCGCGCCCGCCGCGAGCTGACCGAACTGATCGATGCGCCGCGCGACTACCTGCCGGGCCGCAGCGCCGCCCAGAAACGCGCCCTGCTGGCCGACACGACCTACCGCGACTTCCTGCTGAAGATCGCGCAGGTCGATCCGCAGATCGCGACCTTCTACCAGGACAGCACGCGTGAGTATTTCGGCAGCGGCATTGATCAGGTGGGCGCGCTGGACGCCTGGGCCAACGGCAACCCCGGTCTGGACGGCCTGGAACTGGGCGACGCCCCGGACCGGGCCATGAGCCCCAGCGGACGCCTGATCAAGACCGATCCCGACGAGTACATCTACCACTTCCCCGACGGCAACGCCTCGGTGGCCCGCGCGCTGGTGCGTTCGCTGGTGCCCCGGAGCCTGCCGGCCGGCGACATGCCCGCCCTGGTGCTGGGCCGGCTGGACTACGGGCAGCTGGACGCGAGCGGCCACCCGATCCGCATCCGGCTGGGCAGCAGCGCCGTGCGGGTGCGCCACCTGGGCGACCCGGCCACCGCCCGCTCGGTGGAGGTGACCTACGCGCGGGGCGGCGGCCTGCACACGGTGGTCGCCGGTCACGTCGTGCTGGCGTGCTGGCACCGCGTCATCCCCTACCTGACGCGCGAACTGCCGCCCGCGCAGGTCTCCGCCCTGCAGGATCAGGTGAAGGTGCCGCTGGTATACGCCAACGTGGTGATCCGCACCTGGCGCGCCTTCCAGAAGCTGGGGCTCTCGGACTTCCGGGCGCCGGGGCACTTCTGGATCGGCGCCGACATCGACTTCCCGGTCAGCATGGGGGCCTACCAGTTCGCGCGGACGCCGGACGACCCGGTGATCCTGCACCTGCGCCGCATTCCCGGGGGGCCGCTGGGGCAGGACGTCCGCATCCAGTTCAATGCCGGCCGCGCCGAACTCATGCGGCTGAGCTTCACGGACTACGAGCGGCAGACCCGGGCGCTGCTGGGCGGCGCGCTGGGGGCGGGCGGTTTCGACCCGGCGCGCGACATCGCCGCCATCACGGTCAACCGCTGGGCGCACGGCTACGCCTACGAGTACATGCGCCCCGCCGACCGCTTCTGGCCGGGCGGCCCGCTGCCGATCACGCTGGCCCGGCAGGGCTGGGGGCGCGTGGCCATCGCCAACTCGGACTCCGGGGCCTACGCCTACGCCCACAGCGCCATCGACCAGGGAGTACGCGCGGCGCGGGAACTGCTGGGCGTCACGGCTGGCCCCGCCTACGCAGACTTCCCGGGGCCGCCGCAGGACAAGCTGAAGTTCTTCGGCTCGTAG
- a CDS encoding HIT family protein, whose translation MFRAPALSGPFQPDPVCISCTPPEHDPETVASTDHWKVVLHPSQCSPGSVLLVARRHVPRMADLTDDEAHDFQAVLRVLEPGLERAYGAPLVNLAYQRNWAYRARNPDPPLENGRPNPHVHWHVTPRYPSPLEVAGMTFRDPTFGEPFEWRDVPVPPGVRRAILERLREVLGVHTVSQ comes from the coding sequence GTGTTCCGGGCCCCCGCTCTGTCTGGCCCCTTCCAGCCGGATCCTGTCTGCATTAGCTGCACCCCGCCTGAGCACGACCCGGAGACGGTCGCCTCCACCGACCACTGGAAGGTCGTGCTGCACCCCTCGCAGTGCTCACCCGGCAGCGTGCTGCTGGTCGCGCGGCGCCATGTGCCCCGCATGGCCGACCTGACCGATGACGAGGCGCACGACTTTCAGGCCGTGCTGCGGGTATTGGAGCCGGGGCTGGAGCGCGCCTACGGCGCCCCGCTGGTCAACCTGGCCTATCAGCGCAACTGGGCCTACCGCGCCCGGAACCCCGATCCGCCGCTGGAGAACGGGCGGCCCAACCCGCATGTCCACTGGCACGTCACCCCGCGGTATCCGTCCCCGCTGGAGGTCGCCGGGATGACCTTCCGCGACCCCACCTTCGGGGAGCCCTTCGAGTGGCGCGACGTGCCGGTGCCGCCGGGGGTGCGCCGGGCGATCCTGGAGCGGCTGCGCGAGGTGCTGGGGGTTCATACCGTGAGCCAGTGA
- the guaB gene encoding IMP dehydrogenase produces MSAPVTSAPATTDHQDDRFAYKFGQEGITFDDVLLQPRHSQVLPHEVNVEAQLTRRVRLNIPFVSAAMDTVTETGMAVAMAREGGIGVLHKNMSIEAQAEMARKVKRSESGMIVDPITLPPHATVGEADRLMAEYKISGVPITDPAGKLLGIITNRDMRFIDDPTARIEDVMTREHLITVPVGTTLDEAHEIFKQNRIEKLLVTDADQTLRGLITIKDLTKRVKYPNAAKDALGRLRVAAAIGVGADLMDRAGALVQAGVDVLVLDSAHGHSQGILNALGRVKEAFDVDVIAGNVATRAGARDLILAGADAVKVGIGPGSICTTRVVTGVGVPQITAIFEASAAALEAGIPVIADGGIKQTGDVPKAIAAGAGVVMMGSMLAGTDEAPGETILRDGRRYKSYRGMGSLGAMDQGSADRYFQAGSRKFVPEGIEGIVAYKGTAGEVIYQFVGGLKSSMGYCGAPDLATLRESAQFVRITGASLIESHPHGVTITREAPNYGGR; encoded by the coding sequence ATGAGCGCGCCTGTCACGTCTGCCCCCGCGACCACCGACCACCAGGACGACCGCTTCGCGTACAAGTTCGGCCAGGAAGGCATCACCTTCGACGACGTGCTGCTGCAGCCCCGGCACTCGCAGGTGCTGCCGCACGAGGTCAACGTGGAGGCGCAGCTCACGCGCCGCGTGCGGCTGAACATCCCCTTCGTGTCGGCGGCGATGGACACCGTGACCGAGACCGGCATGGCGGTGGCGATGGCCCGCGAGGGCGGCATCGGCGTGCTTCACAAGAACATGAGCATCGAGGCGCAGGCCGAGATGGCCCGCAAGGTCAAGCGCAGTGAAAGCGGCATGATCGTCGATCCGATCACCCTGCCCCCCCACGCCACGGTGGGCGAGGCCGACCGCCTGATGGCCGAGTACAAGATCAGCGGCGTGCCGATCACCGATCCCGCCGGCAAGCTGCTGGGCATCATCACCAACCGCGACATGCGCTTCATCGACGACCCCACGGCGCGCATCGAGGACGTCATGACCCGCGAGCACCTGATCACCGTGCCGGTGGGCACCACGCTGGACGAGGCGCACGAGATCTTCAAGCAAAACCGCATCGAGAAGCTACTCGTCACGGACGCCGACCAGACCCTGCGCGGATTGATCACCATCAAGGATCTGACCAAGCGGGTGAAGTACCCCAACGCCGCCAAGGACGCCCTGGGCCGCCTGCGCGTGGCCGCCGCCATCGGCGTGGGGGCCGACCTGATGGATCGGGCCGGCGCGCTGGTGCAGGCGGGGGTGGACGTGCTGGTGCTGGACTCGGCGCACGGCCACTCGCAGGGCATCCTGAACGCGCTGGGCCGGGTCAAGGAGGCGTTCGACGTGGACGTGATCGCCGGCAACGTGGCGACCCGCGCGGGCGCCCGCGACCTGATCCTGGCCGGCGCCGACGCCGTCAAGGTGGGCATCGGCCCTGGGAGTATCTGCACCACCCGCGTCGTGACCGGGGTGGGCGTGCCGCAGATCACCGCGATCTTCGAGGCCTCGGCGGCCGCGCTGGAGGCCGGCATTCCCGTGATCGCCGACGGCGGCATCAAGCAGACCGGCGACGTGCCCAAGGCCATCGCGGCGGGCGCGGGCGTGGTCATGATGGGCTCCATGCTGGCCGGCACCGACGAGGCGCCTGGCGAGACCATCCTGCGCGACGGCCGGCGCTACAAGAGCTACCGCGGCATGGGCTCCCTGGGCGCCATGGATCAGGGCAGCGCCGACCGCTACTTCCAGGCCGGCAGCCGCAAGTTCGTGCCCGAGGGTATCGAGGGCATCGTGGCGTACAAGGGCACGGCGGGCGAGGTCATCTACCAGTTCGTGGGCGGCCTGAAAAGCTCGATGGGCTACTGCGGGGCCCCCGATCTGGCGACCCTGCGGGAGAGCGCCCAGTTCGTGCGGATCACCGGCGCCAGCCTGATCGAGAGCCACCCGCACGGCGTCACCATCACGCGCGAAGCCCCGAATTATGGAGGCCGCTGA
- a CDS encoding alpha/beta fold hydrolase: MSASTPRTVLLLHAYPLSGAMWAAQEAALTSAGLRVTAPHLPGFGGRGGEIGSLADAARDLLAELPEGPLSVVGLSMGGYLALELLTQAPERFERVVLADTTARADDEAKRRDRRSQAGRVRLEGRGFLIEAAEKEHPAGTFHQIVPMIEAASLEGVAAALEAMAARPKRLDTLRALQAPLLVLVGEDDRVTPPALAREMAEAGRGDLVILPGAQHLSNLDQPAAFTRALLDFLA, encoded by the coding sequence ATGTCTGCATCCACGCCGCGTACCGTGCTGCTGCTGCACGCCTATCCCCTGTCCGGCGCGATGTGGGCGGCCCAGGAGGCGGCGCTGACCTCGGCGGGGCTGAGGGTCACGGCACCCCACCTGCCGGGCTTCGGTGGACGGGGCGGCGAGATCGGCAGCCTCGCCGACGCGGCCCGTGACCTGCTGGCCGAACTGCCCGAGGGGCCGCTGAGCGTGGTCGGCCTGAGCATGGGCGGGTATCTGGCGCTGGAACTGCTGACCCAGGCGCCGGAGCGCTTCGAGCGCGTGGTACTGGCCGACACGACGGCCCGCGCCGACGACGAGGCCAAACGGCGAGACCGGCGTTCCCAGGCTGGGCGCGTGCGGCTGGAGGGGCGCGGCTTTCTGATCGAGGCGGCCGAGAAGGAGCACCCCGCCGGAACCTTCCACCAGATCGTGCCCATGATCGAGGCGGCGTCCCTAGAGGGCGTCGCGGCGGCCCTGGAAGCGATGGCCGCGCGCCCCAAGCGGCTGGACACCCTGCGGGCCCTTCAGGCGCCCCTGCTGGTGCTGGTCGGCGAGGACGACAGGGTCACCCCGCCCGCGCTGGCCCGCGAGATGGCCGAAGCCGGACGCGGCGACCTGGTGATCCTGCCGGGGGCACAGCACCTCTCGAACCTCGACCAGCCGGCGGCGTTCACCCGGGCGCTGCTGGACTTCCTGGCCTGA
- a CDS encoding carboxypeptidase-like regulatory domain-containing protein: MRTLTPRTLTVPLLLSLTLALGSCGGASPAQGNPPPGSGGTPAPATAYTMSGTVRNSTGQPVAGAQVFAGHTAYFNTNALATTGPDGRYRVSVREPAGSWYAGGTVEATMDGQTYVFTLRPDSSEPFTGAQGAVRNLTWPLTGTRPDGGRYGAPITVYADFFDPGLLDWLPDIELILTPTGPRIDGSPGVGVRGKVKQTPDGQEGLVDIALGRYTVSARYAPAGGAPQTLRIRPRNAGEFGASVASRFVQRGSGQIMEVEVSRQ, from the coding sequence ATGCGTACCCTGACTCCGCGCACCCTGACCGTGCCCCTGCTGCTCTCGCTGACCCTCGCCCTCGGCTCCTGCGGCGGCGCCAGCCCCGCCCAGGGCAACCCGCCCCCCGGCAGTGGGGGCACACCTGCGCCCGCCACCGCCTACACGATGTCGGGCACGGTTCGCAACAGTACGGGGCAGCCGGTCGCTGGCGCCCAGGTGTTCGCCGGGCACACCGCCTACTTCAACACCAACGCGCTGGCGACCACGGGCCCGGACGGCCGCTACCGGGTCAGCGTGCGCGAGCCCGCCGGGTCGTGGTACGCGGGCGGCACGGTGGAGGCGACGATGGACGGCCAGACGTACGTCTTCACCCTGCGCCCGGACTCCAGCGAGCCCTTCACCGGCGCGCAGGGCGCGGTGCGCAACTTGACCTGGCCGCTGACCGGCACGCGCCCCGACGGCGGCCGGTACGGCGCGCCCATCACCGTCTACGCCGACTTCTTCGATCCCGGCCTGCTGGACTGGCTCCCCGACATCGAACTGATCCTGACGCCCACGGGGCCGCGCATCGACGGCAGCCCGGGCGTGGGGGTGCGGGGCAAGGTCAAACAGACCCCTGACGGCCAGGAGGGCCTGGTGGACATTGCCCTGGGCCGCTACACGGTCTCGGCGCGCTACGCCCCTGCGGGCGGCGCGCCGCAGACCCTCCGGATCCGTCCGCGCAACGCGGGGGAGTTCGGCGCCAGCGTGGCCTCGCGCTTCGTGCAGCGCGGCTCCGGGCAGATCATGGAGGTCGAGGTCTCGCGGCAGTGA